One stretch of Enterobacter sp. RHBSTW-00994 DNA includes these proteins:
- the pqiA gene encoding membrane integrity-associated transporter subunit PqiA, which yields MCDQHHADRHILCSQCDMLVALPELGHGHKALCPRCGATLTTEWDAPRQRPTAYAIAALFMLLLSNLFPFIYMKVGGITSQVDLLEIPGVMFSENYASLGTFFLLFVQIVPAFCLVVILLLVNRVRMPAALKIKLARILFQLKSWGMAEIFLAGILVSFVKLMAYGDVGIGSSFVPWCLYCVLQLRAFQCVDRRWAWDDIAPAPTFPQTVKVGVPGIRQGLRSCSCCTAVLPAGMDVCPRCGTRGHVRRKNSLQWTMALLVTSIMLYLPANILPIMITDLLGDKMPSTIMAGVILLWGEGSYPVALVIFIASIMVPTLKMIAIAWLCWDAKGHGKRDSERMHLIYEVVEFVGRWSMIDVFVIAVLSALVRMGGLMSIYPAMGALMFALVVIMTMFAAMTFDPRLSWDREPESSHEEE from the coding sequence ATGTGTGACCAGCACCATGCCGACCGGCATATATTATGCTCGCAATGCGATATGCTCGTGGCGCTGCCAGAGCTGGGTCACGGACATAAAGCTCTCTGCCCACGTTGTGGCGCTACGCTGACAACAGAGTGGGACGCGCCAAGGCAGCGTCCCACTGCTTATGCTATTGCTGCCTTGTTCATGTTGTTGCTCTCGAATCTCTTCCCCTTCATTTATATGAAGGTGGGAGGGATAACCAGCCAGGTTGATTTACTCGAAATACCTGGCGTGATGTTCTCAGAAAATTACGCCAGCCTGGGCACGTTTTTTCTCCTGTTCGTCCAGATTGTTCCGGCTTTTTGTCTGGTGGTGATCCTGCTGCTGGTTAATCGTGTGCGGATGCCTGCTGCTCTCAAAATAAAACTCGCGCGGATCCTGTTTCAGCTGAAAAGCTGGGGAATGGCGGAGATTTTTCTGGCGGGGATTCTGGTTAGTTTTGTGAAGCTAATGGCGTATGGCGATGTAGGAATCGGTAGCAGTTTTGTTCCCTGGTGCTTGTATTGTGTACTACAGTTACGGGCTTTTCAGTGCGTAGACAGACGTTGGGCGTGGGATGACATTGCGCCAGCACCGACATTCCCACAGACGGTAAAAGTGGGAGTGCCGGGGATCCGCCAGGGGCTACGTTCATGTTCCTGCTGTACCGCGGTTCTGCCTGCCGGGATGGATGTGTGCCCGCGCTGTGGCACAAGAGGTCATGTACGGCGTAAGAATAGTCTCCAGTGGACGATGGCCCTGCTGGTGACATCCATCATGCTTTATCTACCTGCCAACATATTGCCCATTATGATCACCGATTTGCTCGGCGATAAAATGCCATCAACAATTATGGCGGGTGTCATATTGTTATGGGGGGAAGGGTCGTATCCCGTAGCACTGGTGATTTTCATTGCCAGCATTATGGTTCCCACATTAAAAATGATCGCGATCGCCTGGCTTTGCTGGGATGCGAAGGGACACGGTAAGCGCGACAGTGAGCGCATGCACCTGATTTATGAAGTTGTTGAATTTGTCGGTCGCTGGTCAATGATTGATGTTTTTGTCATTGCCGTCCTGTCGGCGCTGGTGCGTATGGGAGGACTGATGAGTATTTATCCCGCTATGGGGGCGCTGATGTTTGCGCTGGTCGTTATTATGACCATGTTTGCGGCCATGACCTTCGACCCTCGTTTATCGTGGGATCGTGAGCCAGAGTCAAGCCATGAGGAAGAGTAA
- the pqiB gene encoding intermembrane transport protein PqiB, with product MENKSGEAKVQKVKNWSPVWIFPIVTALIGAWILFYHYSHQGPEVTLITTNAEGIEGGKTTIKSRSVDVGVVETATLTDDLTHVEIKARLNAGMEKLLHSDSVFWVVKPQIGREGISGLGTLLSGAYIELQPGNKGNAPGKYNLLDSPPLAPPDAKGIRVILDSKKAGQLTAGDPVLFRGYRVGSVETSSFDPQKRTISYQLFINAPNDRLVTSNVRFWKDSGIAVDLTSAGMRVEMGSLTTLFGGGVSFDVPEGMDLGQPVAEKTPFRLFDDQKSIQDALYTDHIDYLMFFKDSVRGLQPGAPVEFRGIRLGTVGQVPFFVPGLRQVLDDDYRIPVLIRIEPERLINQIGENQDIGAHITELMNRGLRGSLKTGNLVTGALYVDMDFYPKAPAITGIREFGGYKIIPTVSSGLAQIQQRLMETLDKINNLPLNPMIEAATSSLSESQATMRRLQTTLDNINKITASQSMQQLPQDMQKTLRELNRSMQGFQPGSAAYNKMVADMQRLDQVLRELQPVLKTLNEKSNALVFEAKDKKDPEPKRAKE from the coding sequence ATGGAAAATAAGAGTGGAGAGGCTAAAGTGCAGAAGGTCAAAAACTGGTCTCCGGTATGGATCTTCCCAATCGTAACTGCACTGATTGGTGCATGGATACTGTTTTATCATTACAGTCACCAGGGGCCGGAAGTCACGCTTATCACCACAAATGCAGAGGGAATTGAAGGGGGTAAAACCACCATCAAAAGCCGTAGCGTAGATGTGGGGGTCGTGGAAACGGCAACCCTGACTGATGATTTGACCCATGTTGAAATCAAGGCTCGTCTGAATGCTGGAATGGAAAAACTGTTGCACAGTGATTCCGTATTCTGGGTTGTAAAACCACAGATTGGTCGTGAGGGTATCAGTGGTTTGGGGACGTTACTTTCCGGGGCTTACATTGAGCTGCAGCCGGGAAACAAGGGCAACGCACCCGGAAAATATAATCTTCTGGATTCACCGCCACTTGCTCCGCCGGATGCAAAAGGTATCCGCGTGATCCTCGACAGCAAAAAAGCCGGTCAGTTAACGGCGGGTGATCCCGTATTGTTCCGCGGCTATCGCGTTGGCTCTGTTGAGACGAGTTCGTTTGACCCGCAAAAAAGAACCATCAGTTATCAACTGTTTATCAATGCACCTAACGACCGGCTGGTGACCAGTAACGTCCGTTTCTGGAAAGACAGCGGGATCGCGGTGGATCTGACATCGGCAGGTATGCGTGTAGAAATGGGATCCTTAACCACGCTCTTTGGCGGTGGTGTAAGTTTTGATGTACCGGAAGGCATGGATCTCGGTCAGCCTGTTGCAGAAAAGACGCCGTTCAGGCTGTTTGATGATCAGAAAAGCATTCAGGATGCTCTCTATACCGATCACATTGACTACCTGATGTTCTTTAAAGACTCTGTTCGCGGTTTGCAGCCGGGAGCGCCTGTTGAGTTCCGTGGCATTCGTCTGGGGACCGTTGGGCAAGTTCCGTTCTTTGTTCCTGGACTTCGTCAGGTCCTGGATGATGATTACCGTATCCCTGTTCTGATCCGTATTGAACCTGAGCGTCTCATCAACCAGATTGGTGAAAATCAGGATATTGGCGCGCACATCACTGAATTAATGAACCGTGGCCTGCGCGGGTCGCTGAAAACCGGTAACCTGGTAACGGGGGCACTGTATGTGGATATGGACTTCTATCCGAAAGCACCTGCAATTACCGGTATCCGCGAATTTGGCGGCTACAAGATTATCCCAACTGTGAGTAGCGGCCTTGCGCAGATCCAGCAGCGTCTTATGGAAACACTGGATAAGATTAATAATCTGCCACTGAATCCGATGATTGAAGCCGCAACAAGCTCGCTGAGTGAGAGCCAGGCGACGATGCGCCGTCTGCAGACCACGCTGGATAATATCAACAAGATCACTGCAAGCCAGTCTATGCAGCAATTGCCGCAGGATATGCAGAAAACATTGCGCGAGCTGAATCGCAGTATGCAGGGCTTCCAGCCGGGCTCGGCTGCCTATAACAAGATGGTGGCAGATATGCAACGTCTTGATCAGGTTTTACGTGAACTGCAGCCTGTGCTTAAAACGCTCAATGAGAAGAGCAATGCGCTGGTGTTTGAAGCGAAAGACAAAAAGGATCCTGAGCCGAAGAGGGCAAAAGAATGA
- the pqiC gene encoding membrane integrity-associated transporter subunit PqiC, which yields MKKWLLIVGALFLTACSSGVENKSYYQLPLSTQTGGQSTASQGNRLLWVEQVAVPDYLAGNGVVYQTSDVQYVIATNNLWASPLDQQLRNTLVANLGSQLPGWVVASQPLGSDQDTLNVTVTGFHGRYDGKVVISGEWLLNHQGQLIKRPFHLELKQQKDGYDEMVKVLAQGWAQESASIAREISPLP from the coding sequence ATGAAAAAGTGGCTATTGATTGTTGGCGCTCTGTTTTTAACGGCCTGCAGTTCTGGTGTCGAAAATAAGAGTTACTATCAGTTGCCCCTCTCGACGCAGACAGGGGGGCAAAGCACGGCCAGCCAGGGTAATCGCCTGCTATGGGTAGAGCAAGTCGCTGTGCCTGATTATCTCGCCGGTAATGGTGTGGTCTATCAGACCAGCGATGTGCAGTACGTTATTGCCACGAATAACCTGTGGGCCAGCCCGCTTGACCAGCAGTTGCGTAATACGCTGGTTGCCAATCTTGGGAGCCAGCTCCCAGGCTGGGTTGTCGCCTCACAGCCTCTGGGAAGTGATCAGGACACCCTGAATGTTACCGTGACAGGATTCCATGGCCGCTATGATGGCAAAGTGGTGATAAGCGGTGAATGGCTATTAAACCATCAGGGGCAGTTGATTAAACGTCCTTTCCATCTTGAGTTGAAACAGCAAAAAGATGGATACGACGAGATGGTGAAAGTGTTAGCGCAAGGGTGGGCGCAAGAATCGGCCAGTATCGCTCGTGAGATTTCGCCGCTTCCATAA
- the rmf gene encoding ribosome modulation factor: protein MKRQKRDRLERAHQRGYQAGIAGRSKEMCPYQTINQRSQWLGGWREAIGDRVILA, encoded by the coding sequence ATGAAGAGACAGAAACGAGATCGCCTGGAACGGGCTCATCAACGTGGTTATCAGGCGGGCATCGCCGGACGCTCAAAAGAAATGTGTCCTTATCAGACGATAAATCAAAGGTCACAATGGTTGGGAGGCTGGCGAGAAGCCATCGGAGACAGGGTAATTCTTGCTTGA
- the fabA gene encoding bifunctional 3-hydroxydecanoyl-ACP dehydratase/trans-2-decenoyl-ACP isomerase, whose protein sequence is MVDKRESYTKEDLLASGRGELFGAKGPQLPAPSMLMMDRVVKMTETGGNFDKGYVEAELDINPDLWFFGCHFIGDPVMPGCLGLDAMWQLVGFYLGWLGGEGKGRALGVGEVKFTGQVLPSAKKVTYRIHFKRIVNRRLIMGLADGEVLVDGRLIYTANDLKVGLFQDTSAF, encoded by the coding sequence ATGGTAGATAAACGCGAATCCTATACAAAAGAAGACCTTCTTGCCTCTGGTCGCGGTGAACTGTTTGGCGCTAAAGGCCCACAGTTACCGGCTCCGAGCATGCTGATGATGGACCGTGTCGTGAAAATGACCGAAACAGGCGGCAATTTCGATAAGGGCTACGTAGAAGCGGAACTCGATATCAATCCGGACCTGTGGTTCTTCGGTTGCCACTTTATTGGCGATCCGGTAATGCCAGGTTGCCTGGGCCTTGATGCAATGTGGCAGTTGGTTGGCTTCTATCTGGGCTGGCTCGGCGGCGAAGGCAAAGGCCGCGCACTGGGTGTAGGTGAAGTGAAATTCACCGGTCAGGTTCTGCCTTCTGCGAAGAAAGTCACCTACCGTATTCACTTCAAACGCATTGTTAACCGTCGTCTTATTATGGGCCTGGCGGATGGCGAAGTGCTGGTTGATGGCCGCCTGATTTACACCGCAAACGATCTGAAAGTTGGCTTGTTCCAGGATACGTCTGCTTTCTAA
- a CDS encoding Lon protease family protein, which produces MTITKLAWRDLVPDTESYQELFAQPELTKENEFILSETQPRLHYALEQVLSPWATSPFMLLKAPEEAEYLTLLGDAMRQLQPETDSVYGGQYRIAGRDVTFEPALQADDRFAAKGEVITANWVEAEQLFGCLRQFNGELSLQPGLVHRANGGVLIIALRTLLAQPLLWMRLKTIVSQQRFDWVGYDESRPLPVAIPSMPLSLTVVLTGDRESLADFQEMEPELADLAVYTEYEDNLQIADGDDMAQWCQWVMSVATRYQLPTPATDAWPGLIREAVRYTGDQETLPLCPLWISKQLREVGVISGEGSFTGEQLTQMLAQREWREGYLADRMQDEILLEQILVETEGERIGQINALSVIEFPGHPRAFGEPSRISCVVHVGDGEFTDIERKAELGGNIHAKGMMIMQAFLMSELQLEQQIPFSASLTFEQSYSEVDGDSASMAELCALISALAEVPINQNIAITGSVDQFGRAQPVGGLNEKIEGFFSICQQRGLNGKQGVIVPAANARHLSLSQELLNAVEQEQFAIWAIEGIEDALPLLTNLVWDGEGQTTLMQTIQERIAQATQQDARHRYPWPLRWLGWFNPN; this is translated from the coding sequence TTGACCATTACGAAACTTGCATGGCGTGACCTGGTTCCAGATACCGAGAGCTATCAGGAACTGTTTGCACAGCCAGAACTCACCAAAGAAAACGAATTCATACTCAGCGAGACACAACCACGTTTGCATTATGCGCTGGAGCAGGTGTTAAGCCCATGGGCAACATCTCCTTTCATGCTGCTCAAAGCTCCGGAAGAAGCCGAGTACCTGACACTTCTGGGTGATGCAATGCGTCAGTTGCAGCCAGAAACGGACTCAGTCTATGGTGGTCAATATCGTATCGCTGGGCGTGATGTTACTTTCGAACCCGCTTTGCAGGCTGATGACCGCTTTGCGGCAAAAGGCGAAGTGATCACCGCTAATTGGGTCGAAGCTGAACAACTGTTTGGCTGTCTGCGCCAGTTCAACGGCGAATTATCACTGCAGCCTGGTCTCGTACATCGAGCGAACGGTGGTGTGCTAATCATCGCTCTGCGCACGCTTCTTGCCCAACCGCTGCTATGGATGCGCCTGAAAACGATTGTCAGCCAGCAACGTTTTGACTGGGTCGGATATGATGAGTCTCGCCCATTACCCGTTGCTATCCCATCAATGCCGTTGTCACTCACAGTGGTACTGACAGGCGATCGTGAATCGCTGGCCGATTTTCAGGAGATGGAGCCAGAACTAGCCGATCTCGCCGTCTACACCGAATACGAAGACAATCTTCAGATTGCCGACGGTGATGATATGGCCCAGTGGTGTCAATGGGTGATGTCCGTTGCAACACGCTATCAATTACCGACACCGGCGACTGACGCCTGGCCTGGCTTAATTCGTGAGGCAGTCCGCTATACAGGCGATCAGGAAACATTGCCGCTTTGCCCACTGTGGATCAGCAAACAACTTCGCGAAGTGGGAGTCATAAGCGGAGAAGGCTCCTTTACAGGGGAGCAGCTTACCCAAATGCTTGCACAGCGCGAGTGGCGTGAAGGCTATCTCGCTGATCGTATGCAGGATGAAATTCTGCTCGAACAGATTCTGGTAGAAACCGAAGGCGAGCGCATCGGCCAAATCAATGCCCTGTCGGTCATTGAGTTCCCAGGCCATCCTCGTGCGTTTGGTGAACCTTCACGTATCAGTTGCGTCGTGCATGTTGGTGACGGTGAATTTACAGACATCGAACGTAAAGCAGAACTTGGCGGCAATATTCATGCTAAAGGCATGATGATCATGCAGGCGTTCCTGATGTCGGAGCTGCAACTTGAGCAGCAAATCCCCTTCTCTGCTTCACTGACTTTTGAGCAGTCCTACAGTGAAGTCGATGGTGACAGCGCCTCAATGGCTGAGCTGTGCGCGCTCATCAGCGCCCTGGCTGAAGTGCCAATCAACCAGAATATCGCCATCACTGGTTCCGTCGATCAATTTGGTCGTGCGCAGCCTGTTGGCGGGCTGAATGAAAAAATTGAAGGTTTCTTCTCTATCTGCCAGCAACGTGGTCTTAATGGCAAACAGGGTGTCATTGTCCCTGCGGCCAACGCTCGCCACTTGAGTCTGAGCCAGGAGCTTCTTAACGCCGTGGAACAGGAGCAATTCGCTATCTGGGCCATTGAAGGCATTGAGGATGCTCTTCCTTTACTGACTAATCTGGTATGGGATGGTGAAGGTCAAACAACATTGATGCAGACGATACAGGAACGTATCGCTCAGGCAACACAGCAGGACGCTCGTCATCGTTATCCATGGCCGTTACGCTGGCTAGGCTGGTTTAATCCGAACTGA
- the matP gene encoding macrodomain Ter protein MatP — protein sequence MKYQQLENLESGWKWKYLVKKHREGELITCYIEASAAKDAVDILLTLENEPVKVNSWIEKHINPALLNRMKQTIRARRKRHFNAEHQHTRKKSIDLEFMVWQRLAGLAQRRGKTLSETIVQLIEDAEHKEKYASQMSTLKNDLQALLGKK from the coding sequence ATGAAATATCAACAACTGGAAAACCTCGAAAGCGGATGGAAATGGAAGTACCTGGTCAAAAAGCATCGTGAAGGCGAGCTGATCACCTGCTATATCGAAGCCAGCGCGGCGAAAGACGCAGTGGATATTTTGCTGACCTTAGAAAATGAACCGGTGAAGGTTAATAGCTGGATAGAGAAGCATATCAATCCGGCGTTACTGAACCGGATGAAGCAAACTATCCGCGCTCGCCGTAAACGGCATTTTAATGCTGAGCATCAGCATACCCGCAAAAAGTCTATCGATCTGGAGTTTATGGTCTGGCAGCGACTGGCAGGGCTTGCTCAGCGGCGTGGAAAAACACTATCTGAAACGATTGTGCAACTGATTGAAGATGCCGAGCACAAAGAAAAGTATGCGAGCCAGATGTCGACACTGAAGAACGATTTACAGGCGCTGCTGGGTAAAAAATAG
- the ompA gene encoding porin OmpA: MKKTAIAIAVALAGFATVAQAAPKDNTWYAGGKLGWSQFHDTGWYNSSLNNDGPTHESQLGAGAFGGYQVNPYVGFEMGYDWLGRMPYKGDTVNGAFKAQGVQLTAKLGYPVTDDLDVYTRLGGMVWRADSSNNIAGDNHDTGVSPVFAGGVEWAVTRDIATRLEYQWVNNIGDGNTVGVRPDNGMLSVGVSYRFGQQEEAAPVVAPAPAPAPEVQTKHFTLKSDVLFNFNKATLKPEGQQALDQLYSQLSNLDPKDGSVVVLGFTDRIGSDAYNQNLSEKRAQSVVDYLISKGIPANKISPRGMGKSNPVTGSTCDNVKARAALIDCLAPDRRVEIEVKGIKDVVTQPAA, from the coding sequence ATGAAAAAGACAGCTATCGCGATTGCAGTGGCACTGGCTGGCTTCGCTACCGTAGCGCAGGCCGCTCCGAAAGATAATACCTGGTATGCAGGTGGTAAACTGGGCTGGTCTCAGTTCCATGACACTGGCTGGTACAACAGCTCCCTGAACAACGACGGCCCAACTCACGAAAGCCAGCTCGGTGCAGGTGCGTTCGGTGGCTATCAGGTTAACCCGTATGTTGGTTTTGAAATGGGTTACGACTGGTTAGGTCGTATGCCATACAAAGGCGACACCGTAAATGGCGCTTTCAAAGCTCAAGGCGTTCAGCTGACCGCTAAACTGGGTTACCCAGTAACTGACGATCTGGACGTGTACACCCGTCTGGGCGGCATGGTATGGCGCGCTGACTCCAGCAACAACATTGCTGGTGACAACCACGACACTGGTGTTTCCCCAGTATTCGCTGGTGGTGTTGAGTGGGCTGTGACCCGTGATATCGCTACTCGTCTGGAATACCAGTGGGTTAACAACATTGGCGACGGCAACACCGTTGGTGTTCGTCCAGACAACGGCATGCTGAGCGTAGGTGTTTCCTACCGTTTCGGCCAGCAGGAAGAAGCAGCGCCAGTAGTTGCTCCGGCTCCAGCTCCAGCTCCAGAAGTACAGACCAAGCACTTCACTCTGAAGTCTGACGTTCTGTTCAACTTCAACAAAGCAACTCTGAAACCAGAAGGTCAGCAGGCGCTTGATCAGCTGTACTCTCAGCTGAGCAACCTGGATCCTAAAGATGGTTCTGTAGTAGTTCTGGGCTTCACTGACCGTATCGGTTCTGACGCTTACAACCAGAATCTGTCTGAAAAACGTGCTCAGTCTGTTGTTGATTACCTGATCTCTAAAGGTATCCCAGCTAACAAGATCTCTCCACGTGGTATGGGTAAATCTAACCCAGTTACCGGTTCTACCTGTGACAACGTGAAAGCTCGCGCTGCACTGATCGATTGCCTGGCTCCAGATCGTCGCGTTGAGATCGAAGTTAAAGGCATCAAAGACGTTGTAACTCAGCCAGCGGCATAA
- the sulA gene encoding SOS-induced cell division inhibitor SulA encodes MYTSGYANRSTSFSSTAGNVAQKSVERVSTGLISEVVYREDQPLLTQLLLLPLLQQLGQQSRWQLWLTPQQKLSREWVQSAGLPLTKVMQINQLSPCDTVESMIRALRTGNYSVVIGWLPEELTEEEHYRLAEAAEEGDAIGFIMRPIRPVPHGKGHLSGLKIHSNLYH; translated from the coding sequence ATGTACACTTCAGGCTATGCAAATCGCTCAACATCTTTCTCTTCTACCGCAGGCAATGTCGCGCAGAAATCCGTCGAGCGCGTTTCAACAGGGCTTATCAGCGAAGTGGTTTACCGTGAAGACCAGCCCCTGTTAACGCAACTCTTATTGCTGCCGTTATTGCAGCAGCTTGGTCAACAATCTCGCTGGCAGCTTTGGCTAACACCCCAGCAAAAATTGAGCCGCGAATGGGTTCAATCAGCAGGACTCCCGCTGACAAAGGTGATGCAGATTAATCAACTCTCGCCGTGCGATACAGTTGAGTCGATGATCCGGGCATTACGTACCGGAAACTACAGTGTGGTAATTGGCTGGTTGCCGGAAGAATTGACGGAAGAAGAACATTATCGGCTGGCTGAAGCTGCAGAAGAAGGTGATGCGATCGGTTTTATCATGAGACCTATTCGCCCTGTTCCTCACGGCAAAGGACACCTGTCTGGGCTAAAAATTCACTCTAATTTGTATCATTGA
- a CDS encoding TfoX/Sxy family DNA transformation protein — MKKISYERIYKSQEYLSSLGDIQHRALFGGYTLAVDDAVFAMVSEGELYLRACEQSTRYCVKHSSSFLTLLKRGRPVLLNYYRVDEGLWQDRERLLQLSSFALESARKERHQRHQRNRLKDLPNLTFQIEVLLYEAGITNEETLRGLGAKTSWLKIRKNNKQLGIKVLFALEGAIEGLHEAALPTPIRRELTEWFNALTEPRENHSAR, encoded by the coding sequence ATGAAAAAGATATCTTATGAACGGATTTATAAATCACAGGAATATCTCTCCTCGTTAGGCGATATCCAGCATCGTGCACTTTTTGGCGGTTATACCCTTGCGGTTGACGATGCCGTATTTGCCATGGTTTCCGAGGGTGAGCTCTATCTTCGCGCCTGTGAGCAAAGCACCAGGTACTGTGTAAAGCACTCTTCTTCTTTTCTGACTTTATTGAAACGGGGGCGTCCAGTCCTTCTCAATTATTACCGGGTGGATGAGGGGCTCTGGCAGGACAGGGAAAGGTTACTTCAGCTCTCTTCCTTTGCACTGGAATCGGCAAGGAAGGAGCGACATCAGCGACATCAACGAAACCGACTGAAAGATCTTCCGAACCTGACGTTTCAGATCGAAGTACTGCTCTATGAAGCGGGTATCACAAATGAAGAAACGCTACGAGGGCTTGGTGCAAAGACAAGCTGGCTGAAAATAAGAAAGAACAACAAACAACTGGGTATTAAAGTGCTGTTTGCGCTGGAAGGTGCAATCGAGGGGCTGCATGAAGCGGCGCTCCCGACGCCTATTCGCCGGGAGCTAACAGAATGGTTTAATGCGCTGACTGAGCCACGTGAGAACCATTCCGCCAGGTAG